TGTATCCGGAATTGCCCGCGACGGTCTTTGATCTTCCGGCGACGCTGAAATTAACGGAAAAAACGGTGAAGGACGCGGGGCTTGAGTCACGAATCACCTTGCACGCCGGGGATTTCAATCGAGATCCACTCGGGGGGCCGTACGATGTGGTCTTGATGTCGGATATCCTGCACTATCAAACGTTCCAGATGAATCAGGATTTGGTCAAGAAAGTCTTTGCCTCGCTGGCCCCTGGCGGGCGGTTGGTGATTAAAGATCGGTTCTTGGATGCAGCCGGGACCGGCCCGGCGTGGACGACCGCGTTTGCGGTCCACATCCTTGTTAACACTCAGAAAGGCAGCTGTTTCCAAGCCGGTGAAGCCATGCAATGGCTGAGCGCGGCCGGGTTTGGCTCTGTCATGGAGTTGGAGAAAACCGCTGTTGTGCAAGGGCTGAAGCCATGATGGTCATCAGTCGTTTGGGTCATTGGTCATTAAGAGAGGCCAATGGCGAATGACGATTGACCAGTGACATGTACCGAGATGATGGATTGGTTGCGGGAACCAGGGTTCTTTGGAACGCATGCGACGACGGGAGCGGATCTCAGTCAGTTGATGGCGACGCTTTTCACCGGGCTCTTCATCGTGGGATGGTTCCAAGCTCGTCGGCGAAAGGCCGATGCGCATCATTGGTTGATGTTGGGCGGCATGATCGCCATGCTCAGCTTCTTTATCGCCTATTATCTGTTCCGTCAGCTGGGGGTCCTGGCGTTTGAGGGCAAGGAAGGGTTCGGCGGCTCGCAGTCGCTCTATGATTATGTCTTCATCCCCGTCCTGACGCTCCATATCATTCTCGTCATCATCGGGCTGATTATGGCGGTGTATATGATCGTGTTGGGCTTTCGCTCTCAGCAGTTCCTCGACGGAGTCCGATCCTTACGGGAATCGCGGCTGCTGACGACCTGGAAAAAGATCGGCCTCATCTTTGGTGGAATTGCCGTGGTCGTGCTCGGGCTGTTTTTCTCGCGTGTCGCCACCGCCGGGTTTTCGATGCGGAAGCTGGAAGTGTATGTGATCTTTCTCGCCATCGTGGCCTGTGTGTTTGCGATCGAGATGACGATTCAGCGGATCTGGCCAGACGGCGCGCGGCGGCATCGCGCGCTCGGCCGATTTACGATGGTCATTTACTGTGTCCTCTTCGTGACCGGCAGCTTCACCTACACGATGCTCTATATCCTGTATCCGGGAAAGATTGGTTAGGACGATGCGAAGGCATTCCGAAACGTTTCACGGTGCGTTGTCATGCTGACCTGCGGTTGCGGTCGCTGGATGCATGCGGAAGGAATTGAAGAACGTGCCGTCGAAAGCGGTGTTCCGCAGTGGTTCATTCGTTCAGAATGCAGAGGCTGTGGTCTGAAAGTCGGTGTCGATGTGCCGGAGGAACAGGACCAGGGCCTCGTCGATCGATTGCTCTGGACCGATGAGGCGCTGCACCGATTGGATCGCATGCTGCCGTTTGTGGCAGGGCTTGTGCGGGAGGAAGTGGAGCAGACTATTCGTCGCCAAGGCCGGCGCGTGGTGACGTACGAGACGCTGCTCCGTCCCCGCACCGGGGAGCGCATCGAATGGGACCCGGAGGCGGAACAGCGGTTGGGTCGAGTGCCCGCGCCGGTTCGTGCCATGGCCAAGATCGAGCTCGAGCGCACCGCGGCAGATCGTGGATTGGCTCGTATCACCGTGTCGCTGATGGAAGAGATTAAAGCCAAGTATTTTGGGATGGGTAGCGGGAAGCCCGCTTCCCCCGCTCAGCCCGCGTCGACAAGTCTGCGAGGCGAGCGTGAAGCGTGAAGCGTCAAAAAGACGCCGGGCTTTTCATGCGAAGCGGCGTGACCGGGCATGGCGCTTCAGGCACGGCGTTTTACGAGCGACGGGGTACTGATGCTGCATCGAATGGCCTTGCGCGTGATTCCCAGCTTGAGCCTGGCGGTGACGGAAGATGCCGTCCGCCGAAAGAAGCGGATCGTCATGTTTGTGCCGGGATTGATCGCGTTCGGGGTGTATCGTCTCGCGAAGCATGTCGTTCCGATTGCAGATCCCCTGGTGCTGTTGATGGTCAGTAGTCTGGTGGCGATGGTCACTTCGCTGGTGGCCTATCGAGTTGGTCGGTCGGCCTCGTGGCCTGTCATCGTCCGACAAGATGGAGCTCGCCTTCTCAGCTGGCTGGCCGGGTGGATCGGTGCCGTCTATGGCATTCAGCTTTCGTTGTTGGTCCTGACCCTGTTATGGATCATGAATTATGATTATCTCCAACATCCCGAGGGGCCGGCCATGATGGCGATCATCATCTCCTGCACGGCCGTCGCGCGCGATGCGTTTGAAATCGGTCATGTGCGCAAACTCTCGGTGCTGGGGCGGCCGTTTCTCACGTTTCCCGATGGCGCACAGTTTCGTGTACTGGTGCAGCGCAGAGGGTGGCAATTGGGACCCTGGGCCGCGGTGGGCCTTGGTATGGGTGCGCTGGCGTCCTTATCGGGGGTGGCCATCACGGATGCTCAAGGATCCGCGTTGGCGCAATTGTTGAGCGTGACGGTTCTGGGCGGCGGGCTGGCCCTATGTGCCTATTTCGGCGGACTCTATCCTACTGTGCCATGGGTTCGGACGCTCCGTCAGACCGCTCCAGGAGAGTTGCTGAAGTATTGGTGGTGGCCGGGGATGGCATTTGCCTCGACCTATTATCTGGTGGCGATGGGGCTGCTCTTGTTTGTGGCGAGACAGCCGACGATGACGCCGGGCGCGGCGGCCCTAATGGGAGCGCTGGTCACGGCGATGATGGCGGTGTACGGATATTATCTCGGTGATCGCCGCCATGTCGAAGATGAGCAGGCGCCGCAACTGTCCAGTGGCATGTTACGGTGCCCGTTTGTGATGGGAATTCTCGGGAAGCCGGTCGGTCCTGACGGGGCAGTCGGGGAGTTGACGCTCGGCAAGACCGAAACGAAGGGGTAGAAGCATGGGCCGAGGATGCATGATGATGACACGTTCTGCGATCAGCGTTATAGCCTGCGTGGTGATGGTAGCCGTCGCCATCGGATGCGCGTGGAATGGACCCGATCTGTCGTTTGCGGAATCATCGACGGATGTGTACTTCGGCACGGAAGGGACTCCGCAGGGTCCGGCGGCTCCCGCTCCTCACGAAACGGTCTATCCGCGAGTCGGTTCGTTAGACAGTCGGTTGCTGGTGTGGTTCGTGACACAGCAACATACCTATTTCGGAGGATTCGTTCTCGCCCTGCCCTTGTTTTGCGCGTTGCTCGAGTTCCTTGGGTTGATCACCAAGAAGCCGGCCCTCGCCCTTCGCTATGATGGTCTGGCGCGGGATCTCGCCAAGGTGGCGGTTTTGGCTCTGTCGGTGACGTCGCTCATCGGCAGCCTGATGCTGACGATGTTCATCACGCTCTATCCCAGTTTCATGAAGTATATGGGCGGCACGTTCAAAGGGTTCATGCCCGCCTACGCGGCTGTGTTTGTGGGAGAATCGCTGCTCCTGATCGTCTATTACTATGGGTGGAATCGGATGACGGATCGGGGCATGAAGTGGATCCACGCCGCGATCGGGATTCTGACCAACATCGTGGGAACCGTCTTATTGATGATGGCGAATGCCTGGTCTGCCTTCATGATGTCACCCGCCGGGGTGGATGCACAGGGGCGGTTCTTGGGAAATGCCTGGCATCTGCTTCATTCCGCGCTCTGGAACCCTCTGAATGTCCATCGCTTT
The nucleotide sequence above comes from Candidatus Nitrospira nitrificans. Encoded proteins:
- a CDS encoding PCP reductase family protein, with translation MLTCGCGRWMHAEGIEERAVESGVPQWFIRSECRGCGLKVGVDVPEEQDQGLVDRLLWTDEALHRLDRMLPFVAGLVREEVEQTIRRQGRRVVTYETLLRPRTGERIEWDPEAEQRLGRVPAPVRAMAKIELERTAADRGLARITVSLMEEIKAKYFGMGSGKPASPAQPASTSLRGEREA
- a CDS encoding DUF420 domain-containing protein, with the translated sequence MMDWLREPGFFGTHATTGADLSQLMATLFTGLFIVGWFQARRRKADAHHWLMLGGMIAMLSFFIAYYLFRQLGVLAFEGKEGFGGSQSLYDYVFIPVLTLHIILVIIGLIMAVYMIVLGFRSQQFLDGVRSLRESRLLTTWKKIGLIFGGIAVVVLGLFFSRVATAGFSMRKLEVYVIFLAIVACVFAIEMTIQRIWPDGARRHRALGRFTMVIYCVLFVTGSFTYTMLYILYPGKIG